The window CAGCAGGCATTCCGCTCCGATGCCATGACCAAGGCGCTGCATGCGGGGCATGCTGCTGCGGTCGGTATCCGCGCCGGCACAGCGGCCGCGGCCGGCGTAACCGGCGTGGCTGACATCCTGGAAGGCGAGGCAGGATTTGCCGCCGCATTGGGTGGGTCATTGAATCTTCCCTTGTTGACCGCCGGCCTTGGCAAAGACTACAACATCACCCGCATCACTCAGAAAAATCATGGTTGCTGCGGGCATACGTTTGCATCGATCGACGCTGCACTCGCGCTGCAGCAGGAACATGGGATCAGGCCTGATGACATCGCCGCGATCCACGTTGCCACCTATCAAACCGCGATCAATGTTACCGGCAATGCGAATCCGCAGACGGCATTCGAAGGCAAATTCAGCTTGCGCTATGTGGTTGCCCATGCGCTACGCCATGGTTCGGTCAGGCTGAATGCCTTCGATACAGAACGGCTTTCGGATGATGCCACCCGCGCTCTGATGAAAAAAATCACACTGGTTGCGGATGAAGCGCTGACCGCTGCTTTCCCGCGTCATCGCTCTTCACGCGTGAAGATTGTCATGAACAGCGGCGAGACCTATGAATACTACGCACAGGATCGCAAGGGTGACCCGGAATCACCGCTGGATGATGATGAGCTCAATGGCAAATATGATGAGCTGGTCACGCCTGTGCTGGGAGCAAAGCGGGCTGCGGCACTTAAGGCTCAGGTTTGGGCACTGGACACCCTAAGAGTACGACAGCTGTCATTGAATTGACGCTGCTACAGAATAAAAATGGCATTTGAAATATTGGTAAAACGATGAAACCTGACGATTTAAACCTGCGCGGCAATGGCACTGCTGCACGCCAAGCCTTTAACAGGGCATTGCTTAACCCGGCTTCAGTTGCATTGATTGGCGCTTCGAGCAATCAGAAAAAGAATACTGCCCGGCCCCTGCGATTTATGCAGAAACATGGCTATGCCGGTGCTATATATCCGGTTAATCCGTCGGCCACAGTGATCAATAATGTAAAGGCCTGGGGCAGTATTGATCAATTGCCGGATAATGTTGATCATGCTTTTGTGATGATCGATAGCGCGGGTGTCACCAACGTGATAGAGCAATGCGCGCGTAAGGGCATTAGCGTGGTGACCATCTACTCCGACGGCTTTGCAGAGGCGGGAGAAGAGGGCATTCAAAAACAGCGGGAACTGTATGCAACGGCGAAACGCCTGGGTGTGCGCGTACTGGGCCCCAATAGTATTGGATTGGCCAACGTGCACAGCGGCGCCGTTATTTCCGTTAATGCCGCGTTTGAAATGGACAATCTGACTGCGGGCGATATCGGCATTATTTCACAAAGCGGCTCGATGATGGGTTCACTCATGTCCCGTGCTGCGGCACGTGGTTTTGGTTTCTCTCATCTGGTCTCTGTAGGCAACGAAAGCGATATTTCAGTTGGTGAGATACTGGATGCCATGGTGGACGATGATGCAACCCGCGTGATACTGCTGTTCCTGGAAACGCTGAGGGACGTGCAAACCTTAAGCGGCGCGCTGGAACGGGCACATAACGCAGGTAAGCCGGTCATTGCCTACAAGCTGGGACGCTCGGAGCAGGGAGATGCGCTGTCGCAATCGCATACCGGTGCCATTGCCGGGAATGACGCTGCTGTGGATGCCTATTTCCGGGCCCATAGCGTTATACGCGTGAACATGCTGGAAACCCTTTTTGAAATTGCCCCTCTGGCTGCGCGCTATGCGCACTTGCGACCAGACACCTGGCGGGATACACCGGTGCGCGTTGCTGTCGTAACCACGACAGGTGGGGGCGCAGCAACGGTTGTCGACAATCTGGGTCTGCACGGCTTCGTCGCGGTTGCACCGCCCACCGCTTTCATTTCACATATGGCCGGGCGCGGACTGAACATACGCCAGACGCCGGTCATCGATCTGACTCTGGCAGCAAGCAGCGAACAGTACCAGGATCTGCTGACCGAAATCATGCAGACAGACTGGTGTGACGCTGTGCTGTGCATCGCTGGCTCGTCTGCGCAATTTTATCCGCAATATGTGGTACAGCCCATACTGAATGCGGTAGAGACAACGCACGGCAACAGGAAGCCGCTAGTGGCGTTTCTGTCGCCCGAAGCAGAGGCATCCCTGCAGTTGCTGCAAAAGAACCGCATTGCAGCCTTCCGAACCCCTGAATCATGCGCCGATGCCTTAGCCGCCTTTTTTGTTCCACTGGGACAGCACCAGCAAGAGACACGCCGCCCTGTGACGCTGCCCGTTGGCTATCCAACCCGTGGCAACCTGACTGAACCAGAAGCCATGGCGGTATTTAGTGCACTGGGTATCAATGTTGTTCCGTCTGCCATGGTGCAGCCACATGCGCCAGACCATTCAATCGACTATCCGGTCGTTCTGAAGGTGGTGTCACGGGACATCCTGCATAAAACAGAAGCCGGTGGCGTGCGTGTGGGCATTGACTCCGACGAGTTCCTGGCTGCCGCGCTGAACACCATGGCTGAGCAAGTAACGGCGCATTCTCCGCAAGCGAAGATTGACGGCTATATGGTGCAGAAAATGGAAGGGCGCCTGGTTGAACTGATGCTTGGATATCGACATGATCCGCTGGTTGGCCCGACCGTGATGCTCGGCGCCGGCGGGATCACCGCAGAACTGAAGCCGGATTTTTCGCTTCGCCTGGCACCGGTGTCCGAGGAGGTGGCCTGGCAGATGATTCATGAAGTGAAACACACGCAATTGATTCGTGGCTACCGGCAGTTGCCCGAAGGCGATTGCAAGGCACTTGCTAACGCCATCGTTGCGATGTCCAGACTGGCGCTGATTGATGCACAGCCTGTGACTGAAGCAGAGATCAATCCGCTGTTTGTAAGGCAGGATGGTGTGGTTGCCGTTGATGCGGTGGTACGTATGCGCGATCAATCACAAATGTAATAAATATCAAATAAGTTTAAGGCAGGAGTGTAAAAGAATATGGATTTTGAACTGAACACAGAACAAAAAGGCTTTGAGTCGGCGGTGCGTCGCTTTGCGGAAAATGAATTGCGAGACGGCGCAGTTGCACGCGCACATAGTCAGGACTATCCCTGGGATATTTCCGGCCGCATGGCCGAGCAGGGATTGCTTGGCATCACCATTGCGGAAGCCGATGGCGGTCTTGGTGGCACGTTGATGGATGCTGTGATAGCCATACAGACAATTGCATCTGTTTGTCCGCGCAGTGCCGATGTGGTACAGGCTGGGAATTTTGGTGCAATTCGGGTGCTGGCCGAGTACGGTTCAGATTTCCAGAAAGAGAAATACCTGAAGCCGTTGCTGGCAGGCAAGGCGCTGATTGCGGTGGGCATGACTGAACCGGATGCCGGCTCGGCAGTGACGGAACTTAAAACCACGGCAACGCGCGACGGCAAGGGCTGGCGCATCAATGGCACAAAAATTTTTACGACACATGGACCGCACGCCGATTTTATTCTCGCGTATGTGCGTTTCGGACCGGGTACCAAGGGTATTGGTTCCGTCATGATAGAGACCCGCGCCGAAGGTATGCGACTGGGAAAACGTTCCGCCTTTATGTCCGACGAGGAGTGGGTGGAGATCTTTATGGATAACGTCTATGTACCTGATGAGCAGGTGGTATTGGGTGAGGGCGGATTCAAAAAGCAGATTGCCGGTTTCAATGTAGAGCGACTGGGTAATACTTCGCGATCCCTGGCGCTGGGTCGATACGCTTATGAAGAGGCACGGCAATGGGCGCTGCAACGA of the Advenella mimigardefordensis DPN7 genome contains:
- a CDS encoding MmgE/PrpD family protein — protein: MLIHELAQYGARESGERTLTEPVLHHTKRAVLDWLAALYPGTRVSPGLELVQAHADETGVGLARLPGFATTTFPATAAWINGSVSHTVEFDDIFRDGVYHPGCPVIAAALAAADTRDADGLAFLTAIVVGYEISTRLAAAIQPAHYRYFHTTGTVGSIGAAAAVAALYAPGNPTVMQHAIATAATFAAGLQQAFRSDAMTKALHAGHAAAVGIRAGTAAAAGVTGVADILEGEAGFAAALGGSLNLPLLTAGLGKDYNITRITQKNHGCCGHTFASIDAALALQQEHGIRPDDIAAIHVATYQTAINVTGNANPQTAFEGKFSLRYVVAHALRHGSVRLNAFDTERLSDDATRALMKKITLVADEALTAAFPRHRSSRVKIVMNSGETYEYYAQDRKGDPESPLDDDELNGKYDELVTPVLGAKRAAALKAQVWALDTLRVRQLSLN
- a CDS encoding acetate--CoA ligase family protein, producing the protein MKPDDLNLRGNGTAARQAFNRALLNPASVALIGASSNQKKNTARPLRFMQKHGYAGAIYPVNPSATVINNVKAWGSIDQLPDNVDHAFVMIDSAGVTNVIEQCARKGISVVTIYSDGFAEAGEEGIQKQRELYATAKRLGVRVLGPNSIGLANVHSGAVISVNAAFEMDNLTAGDIGIISQSGSMMGSLMSRAAARGFGFSHLVSVGNESDISVGEILDAMVDDDATRVILLFLETLRDVQTLSGALERAHNAGKPVIAYKLGRSEQGDALSQSHTGAIAGNDAAVDAYFRAHSVIRVNMLETLFEIAPLAARYAHLRPDTWRDTPVRVAVVTTTGGGAATVVDNLGLHGFVAVAPPTAFISHMAGRGLNIRQTPVIDLTLAASSEQYQDLLTEIMQTDWCDAVLCIAGSSAQFYPQYVVQPILNAVETTHGNRKPLVAFLSPEAEASLQLLQKNRIAAFRTPESCADALAAFFVPLGQHQQETRRPVTLPVGYPTRGNLTEPEAMAVFSALGINVVPSAMVQPHAPDHSIDYPVVLKVVSRDILHKTEAGGVRVGIDSDEFLAAALNTMAEQVTAHSPQAKIDGYMVQKMEGRLVELMLGYRHDPLVGPTVMLGAGGITAELKPDFSLRLAPVSEEVAWQMIHEVKHTQLIRGYRQLPEGDCKALANAIVAMSRLALIDAQPVTEAEINPLFVRQDGVVAVDAVVRMRDQSQM
- a CDS encoding acyl-CoA dehydrogenase family protein, with translation MDFELNTEQKGFESAVRRFAENELRDGAVARAHSQDYPWDISGRMAEQGLLGITIAEADGGLGGTLMDAVIAIQTIASVCPRSADVVQAGNFGAIRVLAEYGSDFQKEKYLKPLLAGKALIAVGMTEPDAGSAVTELKTTATRDGKGWRINGTKIFTTHGPHADFILAYVRFGPGTKGIGSVMIETRAEGMRLGKRSAFMSDEEWVEIFMDNVYVPDEQVVLGEGGFKKQIAGFNVERLGNTSRSLALGRYAYEEARQWALQRRQFGKLLCEFQGIQWKFADMRIKLDAAQLLLYKAAAGADSGFPSPTETAIAKAYCNQIGFDVANEALQVMGGMGYSRESLVEYCVRRCRGWMIAGGSIEILKNRIAEGVFERTFSQRAA